From Ruminococcus sp. HUN007, a single genomic window includes:
- a CDS encoding hydrogenase iron-sulfur subunit, with protein sequence MQVNEFKPLIVAFCCNWCSYAGADLAGNNRLNYPAEVKIVRVPCSCRVNPMFILRAFQKGADGVILCGCHPGDCHYTSGNYYTRRRMALLFSMLDYLGIEKERTRVEWVSAAEGAKFAATMNDFVEKVISLGENKRLEDLRCKK encoded by the coding sequence ATGCAAGTAAACGAATTTAAGCCGCTCATCGTGGCATTCTGCTGCAACTGGTGTTCCTACGCAGGTGCTGACCTTGCAGGTAACAACCGACTCAACTATCCGGCAGAAGTTAAGATCGTACGTGTTCCATGCTCATGCAGAGTAAATCCTATGTTCATTCTCCGCGCTTTCCAGAAGGGCGCTGACGGCGTTATCCTCTGCGGATGTCATCCGGGAGACTGTCACTACACATCAGGTAACTATTATACACGCCGCCGTATGGCTCTCCTTTTCTCAATGCTCGATTACCTCGGCATCGAAAAGGAACGTACACGTGTTGAATGGGTATCAGCAGCTGAAGGTGCAAAGTTCGCTGCTACAATGAATGATTTCGTTGAGAAGGTTATCTCACTCGGCGAAAACAAGAGACTGGAGGATCTGCGATGCAAGAAATAA
- a CDS encoding bifunctional diguanylate cyclase/phosphodiesterase, with amino-acid sequence MMPRPQKQCLYRNAFITYDYDKDIFNYSREVTEIFGDHFDKRPLWDILDETGIAAAGTGKIFRKALNALIADDSRTVANEELSMRADSDYKKVNTIFLKNPFNRTVTISMSIVNRYPLSDKDELTGLLTKNAFIEELNDLMTVRSENEIKQHIVVYLDVIRFKMINDIFGAKKGDELLKHVAEVINKTIGNSGFGCRIESDRFMFYTRCSRDMVNDFITEFLERVSNFDLSLEVMCNAGIYVMDKCVNAEGAVDRAIIAQKSIKGSYTRKFTVYQETLRNDLLTEQEISGLMKTALREEQFVVYYQPQYNHTTGLIVGAEALVRWRHPERGLISPGVFIPIYEKNGFITKLDMYVFEKVCQFLSRCIENKVHMVPVSINLTRYDIFSPDFIEKLEDIRRQYAVPSKYIRVEITESATLGNSEFINEAVRKLHSYGYIVEMDDFGSGYSSLNILKDIDFDIIKLDMKFLDEDKSSNKRGATILSSVVRMVNWLNLPVIAEGVETAEQADFLESIGCYYIQGFYYSKPLSELDYMGLLQNSATGIALTHMRSTEENAEVAFDFLTNDAAESFIFNNFVGGAAVFEYKNGNADIIRVNKKFLQEIGMNMTEHDLMTAESWRYFDETAKDVYIGTLERIIETGQEEECITWRTLKSKCCGEERLLIRSTIQLLGKSGDNYLFYSRIKNITTQEKKYRELLHEEENFKRAFEQIDVYMWEYNILTKEMLPCYRCRKNLGLPSVVKNYPEPVFESGLFPSDYKDMYYDWMKQLESGARHIEGVIPLTSQRIPFMIRYTTEFDETGRPFKAYGSATRIKE; translated from the coding sequence ATGATGCCAAGGCCGCAGAAACAATGTCTGTACCGGAATGCCTTCATAACATATGATTATGATAAAGATATATTTAATTATTCACGTGAAGTAACGGAAATATTCGGAGATCATTTTGACAAAAGACCACTCTGGGATATACTTGACGAAACAGGGATCGCAGCAGCTGGAACCGGAAAAATCTTCAGAAAAGCGCTGAATGCACTGATAGCTGACGACTCACGTACTGTGGCTAATGAAGAGCTCAGCATGAGAGCAGATTCCGACTATAAAAAAGTCAATACTATATTTCTTAAAAATCCGTTCAACAGGACAGTAACGATCTCAATGAGTATTGTGAACCGTTATCCCCTGAGCGACAAGGATGAACTGACCGGTCTGCTTACCAAGAACGCATTTATTGAAGAACTCAACGATCTTATGACAGTCCGTTCGGAAAATGAAATAAAGCAGCACATTGTAGTTTATCTTGACGTTATACGTTTCAAGATGATAAACGATATATTCGGAGCCAAAAAAGGTGACGAGCTTTTAAAACATGTCGCCGAAGTTATAAATAAAACAATTGGAAATTCCGGATTCGGATGCCGTATAGAATCTGACCGTTTCATGTTCTATACCCGATGCTCAAGAGATATGGTCAACGACTTCATAACTGAGTTTCTTGAGCGTGTTTCCAATTTTGATCTTTCCCTTGAGGTAATGTGCAACGCCGGAATCTATGTAATGGACAAATGCGTAAACGCAGAAGGCGCCGTGGACCGTGCCATAATAGCCCAGAAATCAATTAAAGGCAGCTACACCCGCAAATTCACAGTATATCAGGAAACACTGAGAAACGATCTGCTTACAGAGCAGGAGATCTCAGGACTTATGAAAACAGCTCTCAGGGAAGAGCAGTTCGTGGTCTACTACCAGCCGCAGTACAATCACACTACCGGCCTTATAGTCGGAGCTGAAGCACTTGTGCGCTGGCGTCATCCGGAACGTGGTCTTATCTCGCCGGGTGTTTTCATCCCTATTTATGAGAAAAACGGCTTTATTACCAAGCTCGATATGTACGTGTTTGAAAAGGTCTGTCAGTTCCTGAGCAGATGTATTGAAAATAAAGTACACATGGTACCGGTATCGATCAATCTCACACGTTACGATATTTTCAGTCCGGACTTTATAGAAAAGCTTGAAGATATACGCAGACAGTACGCTGTCCCTTCAAAATACATACGTGTCGAGATCACAGAATCCGCTACTCTCGGAAACAGCGAATTCATCAATGAAGCAGTACGCAAGCTTCACAGCTACGGCTATATAGTTGAAATGGATGACTTCGGCAGCGGCTACTCATCTCTGAACATTCTGAAGGATATCGACTTTGACATAATAAAGCTCGACATGAAATTCCTTGACGAGGATAAAAGCAGCAACAAGCGCGGAGCAACTATACTAAGCTCTGTAGTCCGTATGGTGAACTGGCTTAATCTGCCGGTTATCGCTGAAGGCGTTGAAACAGCGGAACAGGCCGATTTTCTTGAAAGCATCGGCTGTTACTACATTCAGGGATTCTATTATTCAAAACCGCTTTCAGAGCTTGATTACATGGGACTTCTTCAGAACAGCGCCACAGGAATAGCCCTTACGCATATGCGTTCAACGGAAGAAAACGCTGAAGTAGCATTTGATTTTCTTACAAACGATGCTGCCGAATCCTTCATATTCAACAATTTCGTCGGAGGCGCCGCTGTTTTTGAATACAAGAACGGTAACGCAGACATAATCCGCGTGAACAAAAAATTTCTCCAGGAAATAGGCATGAATATGACCGAACACGATCTGATGACAGCAGAATCCTGGCGCTATTTTGACGAGACCGCCAAAGACGTCTATATCGGTACTCTTGAGCGTATAATCGAAACCGGTCAGGAAGAGGAATGCATTACATGGCGCACTTTAAAGTCTAAATGCTGCGGTGAAGAACGTCTCCTGATAAGAAGCACAATCCAGCTGCTCGGAAAAAGCGGAGACAACTATCTGTTCTATTCAAGAATAAAAAACATTACGACACAGGAAAAGAAATACCGCGAACTTCTGCATGAAGAAGAAAATTTCAAACGTGCTTTTGAACAGATAGATGTTTACATGTGGGAGTACAATATACTAACGAAAGAAATGCTTCCGTGCTACCGCTGCCGGAAAAATCTCGGTCTTCCTTCTGTAGTGAAGAATTATCCTGAGCCTGTATTTGAATCGGGACTGTTCCCTTCCGACTATAAAGATATGTACTATGACTGGATGAAGCAGCTTGAATCAGGTGCCCGGCATATTGAAGGTGTTATACCTCTTACCAGCCAGCGGATACCATTTATGATAAGGTACACAACAGAATTCGACGAGACAGGCAGACCATTCAAGGCATACGGTTCTGCTACCAGAATTAAAGAATAA
- a CDS encoding FAD/NAD(P)-binding protein yields MSIINDSLIPVIGVVTDIRIDTPDVKTFRVVTPDGKKAFDHKPGQCAMLSIPGVGEAMFSITSSPTNTEFMEFSIKKCGCLTQWLHAMEVGQQITIRGPYGNAFPVDTEFVGKDMLFIAGGIGLAPLRSVINYCRHYRDRYGKIDIVYGSRSMEDLVDYKEIIDEWVKDDGIDVHLTIDREQPEWTGHVGFVPNYVKELGFDTNKTAILCGPPIMIKFTLAGLQEIGFDKTQVYTTMELRMKCGIGKCGRCNIGSKYVCKDGPVFRCDQVDELPDEY; encoded by the coding sequence ATGTCTATTATCAACGATTCACTCATCCCTGTAATCGGTGTTGTAACAGATATCAGAATAGATACTCCTGACGTTAAGACATTCCGCGTTGTTACACCTGACGGAAAGAAAGCTTTCGACCACAAGCCTGGTCAGTGCGCTATGCTCTCGATCCCTGGTGTAGGCGAAGCAATGTTCTCTATCACATCATCACCTACAAACACAGAATTCATGGAATTCTCCATCAAGAAGTGCGGATGCCTCACACAGTGGCTCCACGCTATGGAAGTAGGCCAGCAGATCACTATCCGCGGACCTTACGGAAATGCTTTCCCTGTTGACACAGAATTTGTCGGCAAGGATATGCTCTTCATCGCCGGCGGTATCGGCCTTGCACCTCTCCGTTCCGTAATCAACTACTGCCGTCACTACCGCGACAGATACGGCAAGATCGACATCGTTTACGGTTCAAGAAGTATGGAAGACCTCGTTGACTACAAGGAGATCATCGACGAATGGGTAAAGGATGACGGTATCGACGTACATCTTACCATCGACCGTGAACAGCCTGAATGGACAGGTCACGTAGGTTTCGTTCCTAACTACGTTAAGGAACTCGGCTTCGACACAAACAAGACAGCCATCCTCTGCGGACCTCCGATCATGATCAAGTTCACACTTGCAGGTCTTCAGGAGATCGGCTTTGACAAGACTCAGGTATACACAACAATGGAACTTCGTATGAAGTGCGGTATCGGCAAGTGCGGACGCTGCAACATTGGTTCAAAGTATGTCTGCAAGGACGGTCCTGTATTCAGATGCGATCAGGTTGATGAACTTCCTGATGAATATTAA
- a CDS encoding redox-sensing transcriptional repressor Rex gives MKQIEVSRATMGRLPVYLKYLKNTDPSTENISATALAKELGLGEVQVRKDLGAVSGAGRPKTGYRISELIEVLENFLGHNENGNVVIVGAGKLGRALLDYGGFRDYGLDIMAAFDKAVTEPETSNLGKPVYSMDMLDGFCRENNIRIGVIAVPAHSAQEVCDRFIKNGIRAIWCFAPCTLTVPDDIPVQYENMALSLAYLNKKI, from the coding sequence ATGAAACAAATTGAGGTATCAAGGGCTACAATGGGCCGTCTTCCGGTCTATTTAAAGTATCTGAAAAATACAGATCCCAGTACTGAAAACATTTCTGCTACTGCCCTTGCAAAGGAACTCGGTCTGGGTGAAGTTCAGGTCAGAAAGGATCTCGGCGCTGTAAGCGGTGCCGGCAGGCCTAAGACCGGCTACAGGATATCAGAACTTATTGAAGTCCTTGAAAACTTTCTCGGACACAACGAAAACGGCAATGTCGTTATCGTCGGAGCCGGTAAACTGGGACGCGCCCTGCTTGACTACGGCGGTTTCAGAGATTACGGCCTTGACATAATGGCCGCTTTCGACAAAGCTGTTACTGAACCTGAAACAAGCAATCTCGGAAAACCTGTTTACTCGATGGATATGCTTGACGGTTTCTGCCGGGAAAACAACATACGCATAGGCGTTATCGCAGTACCTGCGCACAGCGCTCAGGAAGTATGTGACCGTTTCATAAAAAACGGTATCAGAGCCATCTGGTGCTTTGCACCATGTACTCTCACGGTACCTGATGACATTCCGGTACAGTACGAAAACATGGCGCTCTCACTGGCCTACCTGAACAAGAAGATCTGA
- a CDS encoding permease: MNFFDGIISITGIGFLMLVVFIVAGLGYLLGRVTVKGVSLGTAGVFIVALLIGAMVFTVDGTNLVTENFGTRAELAKNYFKIIENLGLILFVTSVGFIAGPNFFSSLKKNFKSYALLSLLIIILGGLTTIFCIKVFGCDTAMAVGLLSGALTSTPAFSAAKDTLSSVYEGNADKISEMEDIVTVGHGIAYLFGVVGVVLFVQVIPKILRANLDEERKKIASVDTGASKDESRKFFNIDNFGLAAFAIAVVIGMLVGGIKIPMGKSSFSLGTTGGCLLASLVVAHFGHFGALSMKPEKKMLELFREFGLMAFLIGAGIPGGASFVKYFKPELFLYGVIMTLVPMIVGFLIAKYIIKLPLFNNLGGITGGMTSTPALGTLINVAKTDDVASAYAAAYPIALISIVLVSQFIITKFS, from the coding sequence ATGAACTTTTTTGATGGAATAATATCCATTACCGGTATCGGATTCCTGATGCTCGTTGTTTTCATTGTAGCAGGACTCGGATATCTTCTCGGACGAGTAACAGTCAAGGGCGTATCCCTCGGCACAGCCGGTGTATTTATCGTGGCACTTCTTATCGGTGCTATGGTTTTCACTGTAGACGGAACAAATCTTGTTACTGAAAACTTCGGTACAAGAGCAGAACTTGCAAAGAACTATTTCAAGATAATTGAAAATCTCGGACTCATCCTCTTCGTTACATCAGTCGGATTCATTGCAGGTCCTAACTTCTTCTCAAGCCTTAAGAAAAACTTCAAGTCCTATGCCCTTCTCTCACTTCTCATCATCATTCTCGGCGGACTTACAACTATCTTCTGCATCAAGGTATTCGGATGCGACACTGCAATGGCAGTCGGTCTCCTTTCCGGTGCGCTTACATCTACTCCTGCATTCTCAGCTGCCAAGGATACTCTCAGCTCAGTATATGAAGGAAACGCTGACAAGATCTCAGAAATGGAAGACATCGTTACAGTTGGTCACGGTATCGCTTATCTCTTCGGCGTTGTAGGTGTTGTACTCTTCGTACAGGTAATTCCTAAGATTCTCAGAGCAAACCTTGATGAAGAACGCAAGAAGATCGCTTCAGTTGACACAGGCGCTTCAAAGGATGAAAGCAGAAAGTTCTTTAACATCGACAACTTCGGTCTTGCTGCATTCGCTATCGCAGTTGTTATCGGTATGCTCGTAGGCGGCATCAAGATCCCTATGGGTAAGTCATCATTCTCACTCGGCACAACAGGCGGATGCCTCCTCGCTTCCCTCGTTGTTGCTCACTTCGGACACTTCGGTGCTCTCAGCATGAAGCCTGAAAAGAAAATGCTTGAACTCTTCCGCGAATTCGGTCTCATGGCATTCCTTATCGGTGCCGGTATCCCTGGCGGCGCTTCATTCGTAAAGTACTTCAAGCCGGAATTATTCCTCTACGGTGTGATCATGACACTCGTTCCTATGATCGTAGGTTTCTTAATCGCCAAGTACATCATCAAGCTTCCGCTCTTCAACAACCTCGGCGGTATCACAGGCGGTATGACATCAACACCGGCTCTTGGTACACTCATCAATGTTGCCAAGACAGATGACGTAGCTTCTGCTTATGCAGCTGCTTATCCGATCGCACTTATCTCTATCGTACTCGTATCACAGTTCATTATAACAAAATTCAGCTGA
- a CDS encoding CAP domain-containing protein, with protein MKKDTVTGIAAAVIVAGYSVLGFCTQRWVNQKESAERSVAADNREVCVSQTLTETSSYTEAVTSVVTSAVSSDLYTSQTFVTSVSVTDVSDITTTEVSHTTAVETAAETEQHITEPPVTEAEKPVETEPPRRPEPEPQPQPEPEPEPEPQPEPEPEPAPSIPDSASEFQRELFRLVNQRRSEVGVGLLQCTELYNSGASIRASEITEKFDHIRPGGEEREWYTIFTDLGIPAGYMGENIAAGSSTPEDVFNQWCDSPQHYANMINGNYKYIGIGYFNKPDSEYQHYWVQLFG; from the coding sequence GTGAAAAAAGATACAGTAACAGGGATCGCTGCAGCTGTAATTGTCGCAGGATACTCGGTACTGGGTTTCTGTACACAGCGCTGGGTAAATCAGAAGGAATCTGCAGAACGGTCCGTTGCAGCTGATAACAGGGAAGTCTGCGTTTCACAGACGCTAACGGAAACATCATCTTATACTGAAGCGGTTACTTCCGTGGTAACTTCAGCTGTTTCATCAGATTTATATACGTCTCAGACATTTGTTACCTCAGTGTCAGTGACTGATGTCTCAGATATAACAACTACAGAAGTTTCACATACAACTGCAGTGGAGACGGCAGCGGAAACTGAACAGCATATAACAGAACCGCCTGTTACGGAAGCAGAAAAGCCTGTGGAAACAGAACCTCCGCGCAGGCCTGAGCCTGAACCGCAGCCTCAGCCTGAACCGGAACCGGAACCTGAACCTCAGCCGGAACCCGAGCCGGAACCTGCGCCATCGATCCCTGATTCAGCAAGTGAATTTCAGCGTGAGCTTTTCAGACTTGTCAATCAGAGAAGAAGTGAAGTGGGTGTAGGTCTGCTGCAGTGTACTGAATTATATAATTCAGGAGCGAGTATCAGAGCATCAGAAATAACGGAAAAATTTGATCATATACGTCCGGGCGGGGAAGAACGCGAATGGTATACGATTTTTACTGATCTCGGAATACCGGCAGGATATATGGGAGAAAATATAGCTGCAGGCAGCTCAACACCTGAAGATGTGTTTAATCAGTGGTGTGATTCGCCGCAGCATTATGCCAATATGATAAACGGAAACTATAAATATATAGGAATAGGATACTTTAATAAGCCGGACAGCGAATATCAGCATTACTGGGTACAGCTTTTCGGTTGA
- a CDS encoding 4Fe-4S dicluster domain-containing protein — protein sequence MQEIKREDLIAKAAQLLADGTVDRVIGWKKGEFDYDVTPAVFTTKEELENEFVWNDFCGANFSKYIKKEAEKSESKVMAFLKPCDTYSFNQLLTEYKFDREKVYVVGVPCNGMIDDSKIKESASGISSVTEENGKVVVDTLYDGKITLERADVLAERCANCKSKKHAAYDELLGTEGEVLDSKRFDEVEKLEKMTPDERFAFWQNELSRCIRCNACRNICPACTCEKCVFDNPASGVENKAISDSFEEKMFHIIRAFHVVGRCTDCGECSRVCPQNIPLHLLNRKFIKDINGFYGEYQAGAEVGSRAPIVDYTKEDLEPSEAVERGEENA from the coding sequence ATGCAAGAAATAAAACGCGAAGACCTCATAGCAAAGGCAGCCCAGTTACTTGCTGACGGTACTGTTGACCGCGTTATCGGCTGGAAAAAGGGTGAATTTGATTATGACGTAACACCTGCAGTATTCACAACAAAGGAAGAACTCGAAAACGAATTCGTATGGAATGATTTCTGCGGTGCAAACTTCTCAAAATACATCAAAAAGGAAGCTGAAAAGAGCGAAAGCAAGGTAATGGCATTCCTCAAGCCTTGTGACACATACAGCTTCAATCAGCTCCTTACAGAATATAAATTTGACCGTGAAAAGGTTTATGTTGTCGGTGTTCCGTGTAACGGCATGATCGATGACAGCAAAATAAAGGAAAGCGCAAGCGGAATTTCTTCAGTAACAGAAGAAAACGGCAAGGTAGTTGTGGATACACTCTATGACGGAAAGATCACACTCGAAAGAGCTGACGTACTTGCTGAACGCTGTGCAAACTGCAAGTCAAAGAAGCACGCTGCGTACGACGAACTCCTCGGCACAGAAGGAGAAGTTCTCGACAGCAAGCGTTTCGATGAAGTTGAAAAGCTTGAAAAGATGACTCCTGATGAACGTTTTGCATTCTGGCAGAACGAACTTTCACGCTGCATCAGATGTAATGCATGCCGCAATATCTGCCCTGCATGTACATGTGAAAAGTGTGTGTTCGACAACCCGGCATCAGGCGTTGAAAACAAGGCTATCTCAGATTCATTCGAAGAAAAGATGTTCCACATCATCCGTGCATTCCACGTAGTGGGCAGATGTACAGACTGCGGCGAATGTTCAAGAGTATGTCCTCAGAACATCCCTCTCCACCTTCTCAACCGTAAGTTCATCAAGGACATCAACGGTTTCTACGGTGAATATCAGGCCGGTGCTGAAGTCGGCAGCCGTGCTCCGATAGTTGACTATACCAAGGAGGACCTTGAGCCTTCAGAAGCAGTAGAAAGAGGTGAAGAGAATGCGTAA
- a CDS encoding FAD-binding protein, protein MYSAEFQESLKKVEANRAANTAMEPRRMTAQEKDDLLAAYHPDYKKSEFAELKFGPNKGESVPHELVEILQAHSRIKASDIDLSDVKYDVDVLIIGGGGAGTSAAIEAHNAGAKTMIVTKLRMGDANTMMAEGGIQAADKENDSPAQHFIDAFGGGHFMAKRELLEKLVCDAPGAIKWLNELGVEFDKDETGRMITTHGGGTSRKRMHAAKDYSGAEIMRTLRDEVINLGIEVVDFTSAIELILDENGHAAGAVLMNMETKELMVARAKTVIIATGGAGRMHYQGFPTSNHYGATADGLVLGYRAGAKLLYAHTLQYHPTGAAFPQQIFGALVTEKVRSLGAKLVNVNGEVFMHPLETRDVSAASIIRECSDRNNGVNTGSGKAVWLDTPMIELIGGEGTIEKRIPAMMRMFGSYGIDIRKEPILVYPTLHYQNGGLDITPDGQTTNVENLFVAGEAVGGIHGTNRLMGNSLLDVIVFGRNAGVHAAAKAKNVNVGKLTLDHIAKFDAEREAAGVKTDAVSPKLLPDYRGNKQGM, encoded by the coding sequence ATGTATTCAGCAGAATTTCAGGAATCATTAAAGAAGGTCGAAGCTAACAGAGCTGCCAATACAGCTATGGAACCAAGACGTATGACAGCTCAGGAAAAGGATGATCTCCTTGCAGCTTACCATCCTGACTACAAGAAGAGCGAATTCGCAGAACTCAAGTTCGGTCCTAACAAGGGCGAATCAGTTCCTCACGAACTCGTTGAAATACTCCAGGCTCACAGCCGTATCAAGGCTTCAGACATCGATCTTTCAGATGTAAAGTATGACGTTGACGTTCTCATCATCGGCGGCGGCGGTGCAGGTACATCAGCTGCTATCGAAGCTCACAACGCAGGCGCCAAGACAATGATCGTTACAAAGCTCCGTATGGGCGATGCCAACACAATGATGGCAGAAGGCGGCATCCAGGCTGCTGACAAGGAAAACGACTCACCTGCACAGCACTTCATCGATGCATTCGGCGGCGGTCACTTCATGGCTAAGCGTGAACTTCTCGAAAAGCTCGTTTGTGACGCTCCTGGCGCTATCAAGTGGCTCAACGAACTCGGCGTTGAATTCGACAAGGACGAAACAGGACGTATGATCACAACTCACGGCGGCGGTACATCACGCAAGAGAATGCACGCAGCAAAAGACTACTCAGGTGCTGAGATCATGCGTACACTCCGTGACGAAGTTATCAACCTCGGTATCGAAGTAGTTGACTTCACATCTGCTATCGAACTCATCCTCGATGAAAACGGTCATGCAGCAGGTGCTGTTCTTATGAACATGGAAACAAAGGAACTCATGGTTGCACGTGCAAAGACAGTTATCATCGCTACAGGCGGTGCAGGACGTATGCACTACCAGGGCTTCCCTACATCAAACCACTACGGTGCAACAGCTGACGGCCTCGTACTCGGCTACAGAGCAGGCGCTAAGCTTCTCTATGCACACACACTTCAGTATCATCCGACAGGTGCTGCTTTCCCACAGCAGATTTTCGGCGCTCTCGTAACAGAAAAGGTACGTTCACTCGGCGCCAAGCTCGTAAACGTAAACGGTGAAGTATTCATGCACCCGCTCGAGACACGTGACGTTTCTGCAGCTTCCATCATCCGTGAATGCTCAGACAGAAACAACGGCGTAAACACAGGCAGCGGCAAGGCTGTATGGCTCGACACTCCAATGATCGAACTCATCGGGGGTGAAGGTACTATCGAAAAGCGTATCCCTGCTATGATGCGTATGTTCGGCAGCTACGGAATCGATATCCGCAAGGAACCTATCCTCGTTTACCCTACACTCCACTACCAGAACGGCGGTCTCGACATCACTCCTGACGGTCAGACAACAAACGTTGAAAACCTCTTCGTTGCCGGCGAAGCTGTTGGCGGTATCCACGGTACAAACCGTCTTATGGGTAACTCACTCCTCGACGTTATCGTATTCGGCCGTAATGCCGGCGTACATGCAGCTGCAAAGGCAAAGAACGTAAACGTAGGCAAGCTCACACTTGACCACATCGCTAAGTTCGATGCAGAACGTGAAGCAGCAGGTGTCAAGACAGACGCTGTATCACCTAAGTTACTCCCTGACTACCGCGGAAACAAGCAGGGAATGTAA
- a CDS encoding 4Fe-4S dicluster domain-containing protein, giving the protein MENMVNIYLFGKQYSVPDHLTIMRAMEYAGYQLIRGCGCRNGFCGACATIYRIKGDAQLRTCLACQTKVEEGMYIATLPFFPLVKQVYDIEKVKTTEQVMMQLYPEIYACVGCNACTKSCTQSLNVMQYIAYAQRGEFELCAEESFDCVMCGVCSSRCPAGISHPQVAMLARRINGKYLAPKSEHLENRVKEIENGDFKELLENLMGKPVEELKELYNNREIEK; this is encoded by the coding sequence ATGGAAAACATGGTAAACATTTACCTGTTCGGCAAACAGTATTCTGTTCCGGATCATCTCACAATCATGCGTGCTATGGAATATGCCGGCTACCAGCTCATTCGCGGCTGCGGATGCCGTAACGGTTTCTGCGGTGCATGTGCTACTATCTACCGTATCAAGGGTGATGCACAGCTCAGAACATGTCTCGCATGTCAGACAAAGGTTGAAGAAGGCATGTACATTGCTACACTTCCTTTCTTCCCGCTCGTAAAGCAGGTTTACGACATTGAAAAGGTAAAGACTACTGAACAGGTAATGATGCAGCTTTACCCTGAAATATATGCATGTGTAGGATGTAACGCATGTACAAAGAGCTGTACACAGTCTCTCAACGTTATGCAGTACATCGCTTACGCTCAGAGAGGCGAATTCGAACTCTGTGCTGAAGAATCATTCGACTGCGTAATGTGCGGCGTATGTTCATCACGCTGTCCTGCAGGTATCTCACATCCACAGGTAGCTATGCTTGCAAGAAGAATCAACGGTAAGTACCTCGCACCAAAGAGCGAACACCTTGAAAACAGAGTTAAAGAGATCGAAAACGGCGACTTCAAGGAACTCCTTGAAAACCTCATGGGCAAGCCGGTAGAAGAACTCAAGGAACTCTACAACAACAGAGAAATCGAAAAGTAA
- a CDS encoding 4Fe-4S dicluster domain-containing protein has product MRKISLDKLDQLFAKISSKSALYIPVDTEAGAKFEKYDGTKKMSEALNTVRSAKDFFFPQTENLVDFKVEGKNIEIKETVKEDEDFVVFGVRACDVKSFDILDRVFLADPVDNFYKNRRDHGIIVSMACTRPAETCFCQTFGIDATAPAGDIECHRTADAVYLEAKTDKGAKLLESLNALTEDADASAVEAQKAQTKEVFKKLPLAGLDASAFGDGKTNEFFNAPEWKTLSESCLGCGTCTFVCPTCQCYDIKDFNTGHEVKRFRCWDSCMYSDFTRMAHGNPRLTQVERFRQRFMHKLVYYPTNNEGIFGCVGCGRCMAKCPINMNIVKVMKKLGGNK; this is encoded by the coding sequence ATGCGTAAAATTTCACTCGATAAATTAGATCAGCTTTTCGCGAAGATCTCTTCAAAGTCTGCACTCTACATACCTGTTGACACAGAAGCAGGTGCAAAGTTTGAGAAGTATGACGGCACAAAGAAAATGTCAGAGGCTCTCAACACAGTAAGAAGTGCCAAGGACTTCTTCTTCCCTCAGACAGAAAACCTTGTTGACTTCAAGGTTGAAGGAAAGAATATCGAAATAAAGGAAACAGTTAAGGAAGACGAAGACTTCGTTGTTTTCGGCGTTCGCGCATGTGACGTAAAGAGCTTCGACATCCTCGACAGAGTATTCCTCGCTGATCCTGTTGATAACTTCTACAAGAACAGACGTGACCACGGCATCATCGTTTCCATGGCCTGCACAAGACCTGCTGAAACATGCTTCTGCCAGACATTCGGCATTGACGCCACAGCTCCTGCAGGCGACATCGAATGCCACAGAACAGCTGATGCAGTTTACCTCGAAGCAAAGACAGACAAGGGCGCAAAGCTCCTCGAAAGCCTCAACGCTCTCACAGAAGACGCTGATGCTTCTGCAGTTGAAGCTCAGAAGGCTCAGACAAAGGAAGTATTCAAGAAGCTTCCTCTCGCAGGTCTCGACGCTTCAGCATTCGGCGACGGCAAGACAAACGAATTCTTCAACGCACCTGAGTGGAAGACACTTTCAGAATCATGTCTCGGATGCGGTACATGTACATTCGTATGCCCTACATGCCAGTGCTACGACATCAAGGACTTCAACACAGGTCACGAAGTAAAGCGTTTCAGATGCTGGGACTCATGCATGTACTCAGACTTCACAAGAATGGCTCACGGCAACCCGCGTCTTACACAGGTTGAACGTTTCCGCCAGAGATTCATGCACAAGCTCGTTTACTATCCGACAAACAACGAAGGCATTTTCGGATGCGTTGGCTGCGGCCGCTGCATGGCAAAGTGCCCGATCAACATGAATATAGTAAAGGTAATGAAGAAGTTAGGAGGTAACAAGTAA